In Vigna radiata var. radiata cultivar VC1973A chromosome 3, Vradiata_ver6, whole genome shotgun sequence, the following proteins share a genomic window:
- the LOC106757661 gene encoding Golgi apparatus membrane protein-like protein ECHIDNA, with product MDLGQPVEENYANPNTCLFHVLFKAAALAFYILSTLFIDNFVIIFVITVLLAALDFWVVKNVSGRILVGLRWWNEINDLGESVWRFECLDQESLARINKKDSWLFWWTLYLTAVAWTLMAIFSLIKLQADYLLVVGVCLTLSVANIIGFTKCQKDAKKRIQQFATQTIASRVTSTLQSAFSVV from the exons ATGGATCTGGGACAG CCTGTAGAGGAAAACTACGCTAATCCAAACACTTGCTTATTTCATGTTCTCTTCAAG GCTGCGGCTTTGGCATTTTACATTCTCTCTACCCTCTTTATTGATAACTTTGTCATCATTTTCGTGATTACTGTCCTTCTAGCCGCTCTTGATTTTTGGGTAGTCAAGAATGTGAGTGGGAGAATTTTAGTTGGTTTACGGTGGTGGAATGAAATAAATGATCTGGGTGAGAGTGTTTGGAGATTTGAGTGTCTTGATCAAGAG TCATTGGCCCGGATCAACAAGAAAGATTCATGGCTTTTCTGGTGGACACTTTACCTTACA GCAGTTGCGTGGACCCTGATGGCAATATTCTCACTAATAAAGCTGCAAGCTGATTACCTCCTAGTTGTTGGAGTTTGTTTAACCCTTAGTGTTGCAAATATTATTGGTTTTACCAAATGCCAAAAAG ATGCTAAGAAACGGATTCAACAATTTGCCACCCAAACAATTGCCTCACGGGTCACATCTACATTACAATCAGCATTCAGTGTTGTTTGA
- the LOC106756994 gene encoding alkaline/neutral invertase A, mitochondrial, giving the protein MKPSPKILIGHKNSSFLARCHHTLIMSMSNNSTACDLNLHLKTMQCPFHVREFGRIMHGSQQVFGLLSSSFGQSSSIGLSTTRTTKRGVSAIAGIDFKFKSRDFSSSVETCENINGKMVYLKDGMNVKPTAEERVDNDEDSVGGEEVSGLEADEKNNKSENEQEGEKVEEEETEVEKEAWSLLQEALVTYCDNPVGTVAANDSDDQQPLNYDQVFIRDFIPSALAFLLKGEKEIVKNFLLYTLQLQSWEKTVDCHSPGQGLMPASFKVKTMKVDGKSEEVLDPDFGESAIGRVAPVDSGLWWIILLQAYGKITGDCSLQERLDVQTGLKMILNLCLTDGFDMFPSLLVTDGSCMIDRRMGIHGHPLEIQALFYSALRSARDMVASDENSKNLVGEINNRLSALSFHIREYYWLDVQKMNEIYRYKTEEYSLDATNKFNIYPDQIPLWLIDWVPTNGGYLLGNLQPAHMDFRFFMLGNLWSIVSSLGTPGQNDAILNLIEANWKDLVGEMPLKICYPALEHHEWRIITGSDPKNTPWSYHNGGSWPTLLWQFTLACMKMNRTELAEKAVALAEKRLPRDSWPEYYDTPNARFIGKQARLYQTWTLAGFLASKMLLKNPNLASLLWWDEDFEILENCICLLHKSGRVKSSRVPDKSQILV; this is encoded by the exons ATGAAACCATCCCCTAAGATCCTAATTGGTCACAAGAATTCATCGTTTCTTGCAAGATGTCACCATACTCTGATCATGTCTATGTCCAATAACTCAACCGCTTGTGACCTCAATCTTCATCTCAAGACCATGCAGTGCCCTTTTCACGTGCGGGAATTTGGACGCATAATGCATGGAAGTCAACAAGTTTTCGGGCTGCTCTCTTCGAGTTTTGGCCAATCAAGTTCCATCGGTTTAAGCACAACAAGAACCACAAAACGGGGTGTGTCTGCCATTGCCGGGATAGACTTCAAATTCAAGTCTCGTGACTTCTCAAGCTCCGTGGAGACATGTGAGAACATTAATGGTAAAATGGTTTACCTAAAGGATGGCATGAATGTGAAGCCAACAGCGGAGGAAAGGGTTGACAATGACGAGGATAGTGTTGGAGGAGAGGAAGTGTCTGGTTTAGAAGCTGATGAGAAAAATAACAAGAGTGAGAATGAACAAGAGGGTGAGAAGGTAGAGGAGGAGGAGACAGAAGTGGAGAAAGAGGCATGGAGTTTATTGCAAGAGGCACTCGTGACATACTGTGATAACCCTGTGGGGACGGTGGCAGCGAATGATTCGGATGATCAACAACCTTTGAATTATGATCAGGTTTTTATAAGGGATTTTATCCCTTCGGCTCTTGCTTTCTTGCTCAAGGGAGAAAAGGAGATTGTCAAGAACTTTCTCCTTTACACCTTGCAACTCCAG AGTTGGGAGAAAACAGTGGACTGCCATAGCCCAGGGCAGGGCCTGATGCCTGCTAGTTTCAAAGTTAAAACTATGAAAGTTGACGGAAAAAGTGAAGAAGTTTTAGATCCTGATTTTGGGGAATCAGCTATAGGTCGTGTTGCTCCTGTAGATTCAG GATTGTGGTGGATCATCCTGCTGCAGGCTTATGGGAAGATTACTGGGGACTGCAGCTTGCAAGAAAGGTTGGATGTTCAAACAGGCCTAAAAATGATCCTTAATCTGTGCTTAACGGATGGCTTTGATATGTTTCCTTCTCTGTTAGTAACCGATGGATCTTGCATGATAGACAGGAGGATGGGTATTCATGGCCACCCCCTTGAGATTCAG GCCTTGTTTTACTCAGCTCTTCGCTCGGCCCGTGATATGGTTGCTTCAGATGAAAATTCCAAGAATCTGGTTGGAGAAATTAACAACAGACTCAGTGCACTATCATTTCACATTAGAGAATACTATTGGTTGGATGTGCAAAAGATGAATGAGATATACAGGTACAAAACAGAAGAGTACTCATTGGATGccacaaacaagttcaacatcTATCCAGATCAAATCCCTTTGTGGCTAATTGATTGGGTTCCAACCAACGGAGGATATCTTTTAGGGAATCTGCAGCCAGCTCATATGGATTTCAGGTTTTTCATGCTTGGAAATCTTTGGTCAATCGTTTCCTCTTTGGGCACCCCAGGGCAGAATGATGCTATTTTGAATCTGATAGAAGCAAATTGGAAGGATCTAGTGGGGGAAATGCCTCTTAAGATATGTTATCCTGCCTTGGAGCATCATGAATGGCGAATAATTACAGGCTCTGACCCCAAGAACAC CCCTTGGTCATATCATAATGGTGGGTCCTGGCCAACCCTTCTGTGGCAG TTCACACTtgcatgcatgaaaatgaataGAACTGAACTGGCAGAAAAAGCAGTTGCTTTGGCTGAGAAAAGGCTGCCCCGTGATTCTTGGCCAGAATATTATGACACACCCAATGCAAGATTTATTGGCAAACAAGCCCGGCTTTATCAAACTTGGACTTTAGCTGGGTTCCTTGCATCTAAGATGCTTTTGAAGAATCCTAATTTGGCTTCCTTGTTATGGTGGGATGAGGATTTTGAGATCCTTGAGAATTGTATTTGTTTGCTTCACAAGAGTGGcagagtcaaatcctctcgtGTCCCTGACAAATCTCAGATTCTCGTGTGA